TTGGGGCTAAGGCATTTGCCACTAGACAACATACATCTGGCCAACCAGTGCCCTTGTCCCTGGCTCTcaggactgggggggggggggtgctgatcCAGTGTGACAGGTGTCCTTACAGGTGACGACAtgaggacacagacacgcacagagggaCGATCCCATGAGGACACAGACAAGGGAGAGCACAGTGTCTAcacagacttctgacctccagcctGGGTGAGAAGAAGCGTCTGTTGGTGaagcctgcccccaccctccacgCACTGTGGCCCCTGTGACATTAACAGCGTGAGCAGACCCACACGGGACCCCTACCACCCACACATCACTCCACTCGCCCCAGTACCTGGTGGCTGGAAGCCCACGGTGGTCCTCGGGGGGTCTGGGAGGGGTGTCTGTCCCCCAGCAGTGGCGGTTACGGTGGATGCAGTCATGTTGGCGGGCTGGCTGGTTGCCCTGCTGGTGGCCGAGGGGGTGGCTGTGCTGGCCGGGACTCCCGGGACTGTGAAGGCAGCTGCCGTCCCAGAGGACTGCCTGGTGGCGGGGGTCCTCGTGGTGGGGAGGAGGCCGGAGGACATGGTGTCCAGGATCCAGCCCTTCAGCCTGGTGATTCGAGTGTACACGCCAGGTCTCCGGGCCTGAGCGCAGCCGACCCCCCAGCTCACAATCCCCGCCAGGTAAAACACACCAGGGGCCTCCTCGCAGGCCAGGGGTCCCCCGGAGTCGCcctgaaagggaaggaaggagaaggtgagCTACATCTGTTGTGGCCATCATTTCACACCGTGCGTGAGACCACACGCTGTCCGCCCCAGCACACGCGAAGATGCAGATCACTTATTCCTCAGAGActtggggggggcgggtggagaggggaggaagttaaaggaaaaaagtgaagaGCTGGCTGTGACCCTGCGGCGCCTTCTCTGCAGGGGGCACTGCCTGGCCCTCCAGCCTTCCCATGGGTGGCTGAGACCCATCAGTGGAGCAGGAGACACGGCACGGCACGGGGGCTCCGGAGACCTGGCTTCAGACCTTGCATGACCTTGATCAAGTCACTtctctctgaacttcaatttttcctgcttttgttcttgagatgtaaaaaaaaaacaaaaacaaaaacaaaacaaaaaacgcagAAAACCCAATCTCTGCTCATTAGCCGCTGGCCTTTTTTCTatatgtttcaaaaaaaattacaccAGTAACATACTgctcttcctttaaaaagaaaaaaaaaaaaaaaacccaaacttttttttttttaatttatttttgcgagagggagagagagcgggaaaggggcacagggagagacaggatccccagcaggttccatgTAGTCTGCACAGAGCCGgctggacacggggctccaagtcccggactgtgagatcatgacccgagctgaaatcaagagtcagaggctcaaaggacggagccacccaggcgcccccattttgttttttgttttaatttttttcgtgtttatttttgagacacagagagagagagcacgaacgggggagggtcagagagaggagacacagaatccgaagcaggctccaggctctgagctgtcagcacagagcctgacacagagcccgagcccacaaaccgtgggatcatgacgtgagctgaagtcgggcaccccttgcttttctttaaaaattcataatgTTACAATAGAGCTTAGGCCACACAGCAGACTGCTTTTCCCAAAGGTGGCAGGAGACTGTCTCCCTCATCCCACATGTGCTCTTTGAACGAGGAGATCTTGGCACTCCTCCCATTGAGTGGTGGGGGTCTGCCTCTCCACATGACCCTGGGCACAGCTCTGTGGCTACCTTCGCCCCTAGACTTTGGGGACAGTGATGCCAGGTGACTTCCATCTTGCTGCCTTGAATTACCTGCTCTTGGGAGCCAGCCAGCACGTTTCGAGGTGGAAGGGAGCCCAGCCAGAGTCCACGTGGAGAGGCCACATGTAGGGTGTAGCTGAGACCCCAGCCAACAACCGGTATTGGATGTGCAAGTCGAAACCCCTTCAGAATCTCCTGGGACATCAGCCTTTGAGCTGTCCCACTGCAGGCCGCAGACGCCATGTGGAGCACACAAGCTAGCCCCACTGGGCCCCACCGGAATTTCCAACCCACAAAATCTATGACTGGAAGAAATGGCTATTTCACACCACCAAGCTTTGGGGAGTTTTGTTACACAGCAGCAGGGACTgacacagccctgcccctggTCCCGGGGCCCCATTTCCCCAAAAGTGAACATATTAGGAGCTTGGTGGGTCCCACTatgcttttacatttattagtaattttagaaaatatgtagTGCCGtctttaaaatgtacataaatgttaTGTGTAGTATTTTACAacttgcttcattcattcaagtcACAGCAGCCCTAGCAGACAGGTATTACTATGACCCCGTTTTACAGACAagaatctgaggcccagagaggttgagtaacgtGCCTGGAGTCACGGAGCTTGTGGGAagaggagccaggatttgaacccacaagTGCACTTCCCAGAAGCTGCCCTAGAGTTTCCCACTGCAAGTTATTTGCCACATCTCCCTCAACTGCGGCCTGAGAGTGTACATTTATGTTGCAGCCGATATTTTCAACCCGGCGGACGTGAGCAATACCTCTGAGTGTTACTACTGAAGTCCACCCTTTGGGGCCCTGGCCCTCTCTGCTGGGACGAGCAGGCAGAATCCGTCCCTGCTGAGCTCTTACCAAAGTGCAGGTTCAGGAGCCCCATCGATGAGTCTCGTTCCAAGTCACTAAGCTTCAGGCTGGTTGTTGACACAGAAGTAGGAGCCATCACCACTTTCGATTTTGTTGTTCCCGGCGGTACACACATTCCTGATTCTTCTTTACCAGGATTATCCTGCCTGGTCAGGTACCATTACTTTGCTCTCCTGCGTGAATTTAAAACCAGCCTGCCAAGTCATATGGTgaaatgctattggaattttgCTTGGAATTGCAGTGATTTATAGGAAAAAATGGAGACAAACAGATCTTCATAATATTGTCTTACCATCCATGAATATGGtatgtttttccattcattcagacctttttattttcttcagagtttAGTAACATTCTCCACGAAAACCTTGAACATCTTGAGTTTACTTCTAGACACCACACAGATTTTGTTCCGTCAGTGGGATCCCTTTTTCTAGGATGCTGATTTTTGCTGGGAAAAGAAACGTTCTTGACTTTGTATAACCTTGTATCAAGCCAGACTTGCTGGACTCTTTTGAATCTTTGTAGTTTCTTACTTGgctctctgtgtttttattttatttttttggtagacAGTCATGTTACTGCAGATTACATTTTTGTCTACTTTACAAATccctatgcttttcttttttcttgacttcCCGCATTAATCCAGATGCCCTTGGTGACAGCAGGCAGCCTGGCGTGTGAATGGAAGGCTTTGTTTCACCATCAACATGATGTCGGCTGCAGGTTTCTGTTGTCTTTCATAGGATTGGAATTTCTTAAAATCGTAATTACGAATGGTTGTTAAAAAGTATCGGATGcctttttctgtggttttggaGAAGACGCCCTTTTTCCCTTCTGGTCCACTAATGTGATGAGTGGCGTTACTGGGTTCTCCTGTGTCAGACTAGATTTTATGAGATAAACTCACTATGgttgtgatttattttccttttaacacATTATTAGATTTagtctaatattttattaagggtTTTGCATCGATAtttctttaaggtttttaaaaatgttttttgagaaagacagacgtggtaggaagaggaggagagggggagagagagggagggggagagggagagagcggggtgtggggggggggcggaatcccaatcaggctctgtgctgtcagtgcaaagtctgacatggggcttgatcttacaaactgtgagatcatgacctaagccaaaaccgaatcagatgcttaaccaactgagccacccaggcgccccacatcaaTGTTTCCAAGACTATACATTTCCCCACTTGTGTATTTCTTTGGCCTTCACGGCATGGTTCTGGAGCCAGGTTTCCCCTAAGCTGGATCACACACACCTCAGGTGCTCACTGGCTACCCTGTGACACAGAGCAGTCACATGTGCCATAACTTGTGATTAGCTTTTTCTCCCGTGAATACATGCTGCACATTTTCAAGTtagtgtctgtattttttttttttttaatttttttttttcaacattttttatttatttttgggacagagagagacagagcatgaacgggggaggggcagagagagagggagacacagaatcggaaacaggctccaggctccgagccatcagcccagagcctgacgcggggctcgaactcacggaccgcgagatcgtgacctggctgaagtcggacgcttaaccgactgcgccacccaggcgcccctagtgtctGTATTTTTATGCACACCCACCTCATCTTCTGCTTGGAAATATGACAATTTCTCTAAACCACACATTTACAGGCATTCGGGTTCTCTTGAGGGTTCCCCTGCTCGCTGTGACGCGCTGGAAACTGTTTCCCTTCCGTCTGTGAACACGTCAGGCGGCCCCCTGGATGCTCACCTGGCAGGAGTCCACTTTGCCCTCCAGGAAGCCGGCGCAGAGCATCCTGTCCGTGAGGGAGGAGTTATAGAGTGCGCTGCACGCCTTCTGGTCTATGATGCCCACAGACGCTCTCTGTAGAATGTCAGGCTTGGTGGCTGCCAAGGAGAGGAGGCCCCACACAAGCTCACTCACAGAGCGATCCCTCTTCCACGTCGGCTACGCTGTGGCAACACCCACCCGGGGAGGGGAGTCCCGGCCCTATGGATAAAGAACCACAGCCCCTCGGGGCCGCAGGGGTCCGTGCGGTCGTGTAGTGATAAGGGGGCGGACCCCGTGCTCCTACTCAGCACCCTAGACTCTCACCAACATCCCCAGGCGGATTCCCTAGCGCCTTGGGTGACCTGTAGGGAGGACAAAACCAGCACTAACTCTTGGGGGTCCCTGAAGGGTACAGCACAAGGGTCTCCGAGCTTTTCTACCAAGGGCCACAGAGCACATAATCATGGCTTTACGGGCCAGTCTCTGTTGGAACGACTGAGCTCTGCCCTTGTAGCAGGAAAGCCCCCAGAGACCGTCTGTAAACCAGCGGATGGGCTGGGCGCCGATAAACCTTTACGAAGCAGCCACACTGCCCGTGCGCCAGAGCCCGCGACCCtggggggagcggaggggagagGGGTTTGCAGGTGTGGGACCGGAGAGCCTGGTGGGGAGCTCACCGTTTCCCTCCTGTGTGTTACCCCAGCCAGAGATCATGCACTTCCGGCCCACAGGGAACTTCTGGATAGCCAGGGGCAGGCAGACAGGCTGGATGTACTTGTTGAAACCCAGGGGCCCGGCCAGCTCCAGCACGGCCACATCGAAGTCCAGGATGCCGGGGTTGTACTGGGGGTGCAGCACTGCCCGCTTGAGCCCCATCTTCACTGGGTTTCCGCCGACACCCGTGAGGGACGCGGTGCCCAGGTGGGCCCGCACCAGCTCCACCTTCGTGCTGCCGACAAGGGGCCGCTCAGACACCCCGCTGCCCCCAGGACGCCAGGCACAGCTGTGGGGCCCGGGCTCTGGGGAGGGGCGCCGGGAGGACGGAGGGGCCACATGGCTGTTGCCCAAAAGTGGTCCCAGGCCGGGGGCCTGTGGACAAGGCAGGGAGCCCCTGCGGGCTCATCTCCTCTGGCTAGAACACAAGGGGCCCCTGGTGCCCTGTGACTGACAGACTAACCATGGGGCGGAGGCGAAGATGCCCCCACTTGTCCCCCAGAGACCAGCCCAGCAGAATCCTCCCCCCAGGAGCTGCGGCCCAGGTGGGGCCCTtgagatgcccccccccccccagaacccTCACTTCTCCCGCCTGTTCCCTCTCCGGTTTGCAGCTGGACAGAACCAGTTCTTGAGCCCAGGGGAAGGGCTGCCTCCGTGTGGCAGGATTCGTGTTcaggagaggagggggcagggcaccGAGTGACAGAGGGGCACAGGGGTGGCTGCGCAGACCCGGGGGCTGGGGTGGGTCTTACTGGTTGAAGCAGTGGGCGGCCGACAGCAGCCAGCGGTCCCCCACCACGGTGGCGCCACAGAAGTGCCGGGAACCTTCCTTCAGGCTGACCTGCCAGGGCACTTCCCCCGACACGGCTCCCAGCCCGCCCACGATCCGAGTGGGCTTCTCCATGGCGGGCCTGGCCCCGCACTCTGTGGGGAACGAGAGAGAAGGGCCCAGACGGCACACATCTCCTTCCCGCAGAGAGCTTCCGGGAGCCAGCACCCATCCGCCCAGTCCCGCAGGGGCGCACGCCTACCCTACCTGCGCCTGCGCCCCTAGAAAGTACCTTGTGGCTTAGAGGCGGTGACTGAGTCGGGAGGCGCGGCGCTGAGGCCAAGAGTGGGCCTGGTGGGGCTCTCAGGACTGGTGGGCCGGGCAGTGCTGGCGGCGGTGGAGGCGGGAGCCGCCGTGGGGGCCAGAGGCCGGCCTGCCGTGGTGATGGCCTCCAGGATCCAGTCACGCAGCCTGGTCACTCGGGCATAGACGCCGGGGCGTCGGGCTTCCGCACAACCTATTCCCCAGCTCACGATGCCGGCCAGGAAGAACCTGCCAGAGGGCTCCTCGCAGACTAGGGGGCCTCCCGAGTCGCCCTGGGAGACAGAGGCACGCCTTTGGGAGGGTCGGGGGCCCTGGCCGCAGCCAGTCCAGATCCCAGAGCCGCAGAGTCAGAGGAGTCCCCCCTCCCCACGGGCTCCTGGAGCCAAGGTGGCTGGCGAGCCTCCGTCTGCTCTTCGTAAACACACAGCAGGACAGCTGGACAGCTGGGCTGTGGGGTCTCCAAGACCTCGCTCGGTTCAGCCTCTGGCAGTTCAAAACCCAGCCCAAATAAACATCCCCTCCTCTCCTCGTCCACGGGATCTCTGACG
This DNA window, taken from Neofelis nebulosa isolate mNeoNeb1 chromosome 4, mNeoNeb1.pri, whole genome shotgun sequence, encodes the following:
- the TMPRSS9 gene encoding transmembrane protease serine 9 isoform X3, with translation MEPTAGDLQLVPGTAKEVPAPYTSCCRMALCVVVATSIIMVTLGVLMASLSTQGVDVEHTAELQGVRYAHSLQHEASDYYRTLTPALEWLFVSSFRETELEASCVGCTVLSYRDGNSSVFVHFRLHFLLQASQSLSLGLEEELLRQGLRARLQGHGIPLAAHGTIVSAQLTGNQKAPWTERDLKSGHCSGNTFSCRDGQCVTKVNPECDDRVDCSDGSDEAHCDCGLQPGWKTAGRIVGGVEASPGEFPWQVSLRENKEHFCGAAVIGARWLVSAAHCFNGFQDPAEWVAYAGTTHLSGAEASTVRVRVARITPHPLYNPDTADFDVAVLELDGPLAFGRHVQPVCLPAATHVFPPRRKCLISGWGYLKEDFLVKPETLQKATVELLDQGLCASLYGHSLTDRMLCAGYLDGKVDSCQGDSGGPLVCEEPSGRFFLAGIVSWGIGCAEARRPGVYARVTRLRDWILEAITTAGRPLAPTAAPASTAASTARPTSPESPTRPTLGLSAAPPDSVTASKPQECGARPAMEKPTRIVGGLGAVSGEVPWQVSLKEGSRHFCGATVVGDRWLLSAAHCFNHTKVELVRAHLGTASLTGVGGNPVKMGLKRAVLHPQYNPGILDFDVAVLELAGPLGFNKYIQPVCLPLAIQKFPVGRKCMISGWGNTQEGNATKPDILQRASVGIIDQKACSALYNSSLTDRMLCAGFLEGKVDSCQGDSGGPLACEEAPGVFYLAGIVSWGVGCAQARRPGVYTRITRLKGWILDTMSSGLLPTTRTPATRQSSGTAAAFTVPGVPASTATPSATSRATSQPANMTASTVTATAGGQTPLPDPPRTTVGFQPPGWRSEVCVDTVLSLVCVLMGSSLCACLCPHVVTCKDTCHTGSAPPPPQS